The Pseudomonas sp. FP198 genomic interval TCCGCGAGCACCGGTGATCAACCGGTCCTGCAATCCGTGGACGAGAGATATTGGACCACGTCTTCAAGCGCCCTTGAATCCGGCACGTCGCCGAGGACCGCAGCGGCGTTGCACCATGGATACTCCAGACCCGACACCCAGGCCATGACTTCCGTAAGCTCGGCTGCCGGCAGGGTTTTCATGTGTTCGATGGTTATCGTGAGTCCTTCGGACAGCCCGGCCCCGGCGCTGAATCGCCAGTCGTAGCGGCCACAACCGACCCTGACCTCACCGCTGTGTTTGTCCGACATCGCGACCAACCATTTGCAGTCGTAGGTGCGGACGTTGGCGTGAGGAGGGTCGCCCAGGCAAAACGTGTAGACGTTTTCGAACGCCTGGTTGAACCGGCTTACCAGCACTTCACCGATCGCGCCACGACCTTCGACTTGCTCCGGGAAGGCAATGGAGCCGGTGCGGACCACCATGTCCAGGACTGCGTCCGGGATGAAGGCCTGGTCCAGCA includes:
- a CDS encoding nuclear transport factor 2 family protein — encoded protein: MNSPQRSIEHYIRAKDGNRPHLLDQAFIPDAVLDMVVRTGSIAFPEQVEGRGAIGEVLVSRFNQAFENVYTFCLGDPPHANVRTYDCKWLVAMSDKHSGEVRVGCGRYDWRFSAGAGLSEGLTITIEHMKTLPAAELTEVMAWVSGLEYPWCNAAAVLGDVPDSRALEDVVQYLSSTDCRTG